The Hyperthermus butylicus DSM 5456 genome includes a region encoding these proteins:
- a CDS encoding biotin--[acetyl-CoA-carboxylase] ligase has product MLGQLSVLEVYDAIDTTMDATPPRLPAAVAALTQRRGRGRTGAWHSPRGGAWITVFLNAPPDPRLPTAVGGYLAGLLEEFLCGAVHLTVKWPNDVYAGGRKLAGILVEHRAGMLRVGVGVNVYNEPPPGATSLAQLGYGGPLALVYAAIIEAVMRAAEDPAGGVAEAAARDMLWGCRVAIESPEGLVEGVARGITSSGALLVETGEGTVELACCHVKAWSCSNTRPATKSSPAGGD; this is encoded by the coding sequence GTGCTTGGGCAGCTTAGCGTTTTAGAGGTATACGACGCTATAGATACGACTATGGACGCCACGCCCCCCAGGCTCCCGGCCGCTGTCGCCGCGCTCACACAGCGCCGGGGCCGTGGCAGAACTGGGGCCTGGCACAGCCCTCGGGGCGGCGCATGGATAACGGTATTCCTCAACGCACCGCCCGACCCCAGGCTCCCCACAGCTGTTGGGGGCTACCTCGCAGGGCTCCTCGAGGAGTTCCTATGCGGCGCCGTACACCTCACCGTCAAATGGCCAAACGACGTCTACGCGGGCGGGAGGAAGCTCGCCGGCATCCTGGTCGAGCACCGTGCGGGAATGCTACGGGTGGGCGTGGGGGTGAACGTCTACAACGAGCCGCCGCCGGGCGCGACGTCGCTAGCCCAGCTGGGCTACGGGGGTCCGCTAGCGCTGGTCTACGCCGCCATCATAGAGGCTGTTATGAGGGCTGCGGAGGACCCCGCAGGCGGCGTCGCGGAGGCTGCCGCCAGGGACATGCTCTGGGGCTGCAGGGTAGCCATAGAATCCCCCGAGGGGCTCGTCGAGGGAGTAGCCAGAGGCATCACTAGCAGTGGAGCCCTACTCGTCGAGACGGGTGAGGGGACCGTGGAGCTGGCGTGCTGCCACGTAAAAGCCTGGAGCTGCAGTAACACCAGGCCAGCCACCAAGTCAAGCCCGGCGGGAGGAGACTAG
- the dcd gene encoding dCTP deaminase — protein sequence MILSDRDIAWYIEKGLLRIDPLLDDTIRENGVDLRLDSEFCRFNPDAPELDTRKPFNREIYYNCVKVDPEQGFTVKPYEHVLATTMETVCLPDDLVGLVNVRSTFARYGIFVPPTVIDAGFCGQITIEIIGSAYPVRLYPGQRFLHVVFVRTTSPVANPYHGKYQGQRGVTPPRPD from the coding sequence TTGATACTCTCAGACCGCGACATAGCATGGTACATCGAGAAGGGCCTCCTCCGGATAGACCCACTACTAGACGACACGATAAGGGAGAACGGCGTGGACCTGCGCCTGGATAGCGAGTTCTGCCGCTTCAACCCAGACGCCCCCGAGCTAGACACGAGAAAACCATTCAACAGGGAAATCTACTACAACTGCGTGAAGGTAGACCCCGAGCAGGGCTTCACAGTAAAACCCTACGAGCACGTACTAGCCACCACAATGGAGACAGTCTGCCTACCCGACGACCTCGTAGGCCTAGTAAACGTGAGAAGCACCTTCGCCAGATACGGCATATTCGTCCCCCCAACCGTAATAGACGCCGGGTTCTGCGGACAGATAACAATCGAGATCATAGGCTCCGCCTACCCCGTAAGACTATACCCGGGCCAACGCTTCCTCCACGTAGTCTTCGTCCGCACAACAAGCCCAGTAGCAAACCCCTACCACGGCAAATACCAGGGACAAAGAGGCGTAACACCACCACGACCAGACTAG
- a CDS encoding class II SORL domain-containing protein: protein MAVKPFGEIIYSQERASGEAISKVETHTPRIEAPDTVKAGEPFQVRIRVGPHPSKVEHSIRWIEVYFYEEGRPYNPIHLARIDLAPEYAEPDVTLTLRLKRGGVIYVLEYCNLHGVWEARKEVKVES, encoded by the coding sequence TTGGCTGTCAAGCCTTTCGGGGAGATCATATATTCTCAGGAGAGGGCTAGCGGCGAGGCCATAAGCAAGGTTGAGACTCATACCCCGAGGATTGAAGCGCCTGACACTGTGAAGGCTGGTGAGCCTTTCCAGGTTCGGATAAGGGTTGGCCCGCATCCCAGCAAGGTTGAGCACTCTATAAGGTGGATAGAGGTCTACTTCTACGAGGAGGGTAGGCCGTACAACCCGATACACCTGGCGAGGATAGACCTGGCACCGGAGTATGCCGAGCCCGACGTGACGCTGACGCTCCGGCTGAAGAGGGGTGGCGTAATCTACGTACTGGAGTACTGCAACCTCCACGGCGTGTGGGAGGCCCGGAAGGAGGTTAAGGTGGAGAGCTAA
- a CDS encoding MFS transporter, which produces MATRVIRMNVAALSLYSLFRGFSVSGYQVLFSAYMRSLGYSMTSIGGAVTVSSLAGALLAPGFGAVIECYGARLTTTLTGLMLVVSLLLLSIPEPGYAAFVASYVLYMLAFSLGQPARSTLLAKSVPGELHGYYTGVTMAVFATARIVGPLTAGWLAARAGYPQAFTVLTLSAAVGVTVFHILSMEPSEPACKNTLQKLRSAYTSALKPHKELRRLYPLLVVDRSGWSLWFPLLSAQLKAVGYTEDQIGALYTASSLLQATTSMVWGRLTDRLGPAKTVASSELLGAAALPLLANPHPWINAAAGMALIGLSIAAWVPAYNKLVAQLARGNLGEAYANANAVRSLAGTPTPTIGGIIYETLGPAALYTLSATLLTTSAAYALKTLDTKTTK; this is translated from the coding sequence ATGGCTACAAGGGTTATAAGGATGAATGTGGCTGCGCTAAGCCTGTACTCGCTGTTCCGTGGATTTAGTGTTAGTGGCTACCAGGTATTGTTCTCCGCCTACATGAGGTCTCTAGGCTACAGCATGACGAGTATCGGTGGAGCAGTCACGGTATCCTCTCTCGCTGGCGCACTGCTGGCGCCTGGTTTCGGCGCAGTAATAGAATGCTACGGCGCGAGGCTTACGACAACCCTTACGGGCCTCATGCTGGTGGTTTCACTCCTACTACTCTCCATACCCGAGCCGGGCTACGCAGCCTTCGTAGCCTCCTACGTGCTATACATGCTCGCCTTCAGCCTAGGGCAGCCGGCTCGCTCAACACTCCTAGCGAAGAGTGTACCCGGGGAACTACACGGCTACTACACCGGCGTAACCATGGCTGTATTCGCCACTGCACGCATAGTCGGACCCCTCACCGCCGGCTGGCTAGCAGCTCGAGCCGGCTACCCTCAAGCCTTCACTGTGCTCACCCTCTCAGCCGCAGTCGGGGTCACAGTGTTCCACATCCTCTCCATGGAGCCTAGCGAGCCAGCCTGCAAGAACACGCTTCAGAAGCTCCGGAGCGCCTACACCAGCGCCCTCAAGCCGCACAAGGAGCTGCGTAGGCTCTACCCCCTACTAGTCGTGGACCGGAGCGGCTGGAGCCTCTGGTTCCCCCTGCTAAGCGCCCAGCTTAAAGCAGTAGGTTACACCGAGGACCAGATAGGCGCCCTCTACACGGCCTCAAGCCTCCTACAAGCCACAACAAGCATGGTATGGGGAAGGCTTACAGACCGACTAGGCCCTGCCAAGACCGTAGCATCATCAGAACTCCTCGGCGCTGCAGCACTGCCGCTTCTCGCAAACCCCCACCCATGGATAAACGCCGCAGCAGGAATGGCCCTCATCGGCCTATCAATAGCAGCATGGGTACCCGCATACAACAAGCTGGTAGCCCAGCTGGCAAGAGGAAACCTAGGCGAAGCATACGCAAACGCAAACGCGGTGAGAAGCCTCGCAGGAACACCCACACCCACCATAGGCGGCATAATCTACGAAACACTGGGCCCCGCAGCACTATATACGCTATCAGCCACACTGCTAACCACATCAGCGGCATACGCCCTCAAAACACTAGACACCAAGACAACAAAATAA
- a CDS encoding integrase has translation MSRRCQSQATNGCGSCSRHYANYLYTRGEISHQTLHWIQARVPGRRTPKTPRNPAVDLEELRSTLAYLAGNHERYYLLYRLMLESGLRFEHALRLLASPILEGSVVVYDRVYPRLYCDEGRGFCRLYLGFNQGVKRAEFAYFSTKTRRLVEDLTPWSVHRRSVERYVSRHGLMRPGLLRKASWQLLIASGVPREVARFIHSRFGELRVSESYYEGLVREADQWYPRYLKHLKSLNLT, from the coding sequence TTGTCGAGGAGGTGTCAGAGTCAAGCAACCAATGGCTGCGGGTCGTGTTCAAGGCACTACGCCAACTACCTCTATACTCGGGGCGAGATTAGCCACCAAACCCTCCACTGGATCCAAGCAAGAGTCCCGGGAAGGCGTACCCCCAAGACTCCCAGGAACCCAGCGGTAGACCTAGAGGAGCTACGCTCAACGCTAGCCTACCTAGCAGGGAACCATGAGAGGTACTATCTCCTCTACAGGCTAATGCTAGAATCCGGCCTGAGGTTCGAGCATGCCCTGCGCCTCCTCGCCTCCCCCATACTGGAGGGTAGCGTGGTCGTATACGACCGTGTCTACCCCAGGCTATACTGTGATGAGGGGAGGGGCTTCTGTAGGCTCTACCTTGGATTCAACCAGGGGGTTAAGAGGGCTGAGTTCGCCTACTTCTCCACCAAGACCCGTAGGCTGGTCGAGGACCTCACACCCTGGAGCGTGCACCGCAGGAGCGTCGAGCGCTACGTCTCAAGGCATGGATTGATGAGGCCTGGGCTCTTGAGGAAGGCCTCTTGGCAGCTGCTTATAGCCTCGGGTGTGCCCCGCGAGGTTGCCCGCTTTATCCATTCTCGCTTCGGCGAGCTCAGGGTCAGCGAGTCATACTACGAGGGCCTGGTGAGGGAGGCAGACCAGTGGTACCCACGCTACCTCAAGCACCTCAAGAGCCTGAACCTGACCTAG